The Triticum aestivum cultivar Chinese Spring chromosome 6D, IWGSC CS RefSeq v2.1, whole genome shotgun sequence genomic sequence GCTTGCCGCGCAATCTCGGTTTTCAGTGATAAACCGGTTGAACCGCCATGGCCCCTATAGGGTAGGGCTCAAAGTACCCGATGCACTAACCAACTCAGTCAACTAAGTTTGTTGTCTAATATATGAAAATTAGCTATTTGAACCTTCTTTAGGGTAAATCGAatgttttttcgaaaagggggtaaCTCGAATGTGGTTCATCAAAACGCCAGTAAATGTCTGGACTACCATATCCAAGCACATTTTGCCATCCAACAAGATGATCAACTCATGGCTATTGGAACGAATCAAAACAGATGGCTCTATTTCTCAACCTTACTAGCTCCTACAGAACCAAGGTCGTCCGCGGACCAGTCCACACCATAAAAATCCCCTAGACCGGCAACTAATCTGGGAGGCTTTGGGGAGTCCGGACAGTCCACTTGGCCCACTGTCAATTGGGCTACATGTCCTCATAACCCATGTGTGTTTTCCTCTAGTTCTACCTGGCCCACGTCTGGCCGACTACAGTTGGATGACCGGCTCCCCTAACGCTGTCCGCGGACATGTTCAAACGTGTCCATGGACATTTGGTGTGTCTGTTTTGATGCATGGCGTGGAGTTTCCCTTGCTTCCATATAAGCAAAAAAAAGCTATTTTTTGTGGTTTATTTCATGAATTCTCTAATGCATCATTGGTTGGTGTTTTCATGAACACTTCGACGGGTGTTGCTATTCATGTGGCGGAGGAAGTATAGTGTCTCCGCGAGCGCTCTGACGGAAACACCAACGAATGTATATAAAAGCTATTTCCCATGTCAGCTAAAAATAATAATTTGTGGTGTTTTTTCTTGGGTTTCTCTAGTGTATTTGATATGCTATCACATTTGAAAACTTAGTTGGATTGTAATATTTAAGTTAGAGTATTGTTGCATTTGAATATTTTGACTCATCGAAGATATGATATGCCATTAATTTGAGCTCATGAACTTAAAAAAAGCAGAGCCAGATATCCAAGGGACATGGTTGGATGACCGGCTCCGACGGGTCGGTCCGTGGATAAATATTGTGTCCATTTTAGGGATgtagcattggagatgccctaactcaTTAAAAGGGAGCCTTTTGATGAGGTAAATAATTTTGAGGGAAGATAGATGCCCTAAGGTGAGCTCCATATGGTACGAGGAAGCAGTTTCCAATCACAGAAACACAAAGGCGGCAGCATGTGTCCAAGTCCAATCAGGGTCCATTTCCTCTCGTGGGAAATATTCTAAAAAAGATGGGGAATCCATGATCATGGGCTACACGTTACCCCGCACGTCGCTGGGTGCTCGAGTCCACAGTTTTGTCTCCCTTGCTAGTGCCGGTGCGTGAGTTGCATATGGACCTCCACTCCATAGTCACCAAGCAATCAAGCACTGGCAAGCGGCAAGTAGCCAACGTGAGGCAGACACACTCAATTAAGCAAGTCAACGTCCTGACAGCGTGACAGTGGCCATGTTTAGTGGAGGATCTACTTTGCCAGATAAACTTCTGCCGACGATCCACGATGCACCGCTTAACTCTGTCGACACGAGCACAGGTTAGCTTTTCCAAGTTACATCACAGTTTCACACGTCTCAAGAATCGAAGAATCACGGCCGTATCATCGTATTCTGCAGGTTTCTAGAGACGATTCAACCCAGGAGCATCTGGGCCAGCAGCTCGCTCCAGAGGTCGATCGGCCCCGGCAGGCACCAGTGCAGGCAGTCCACCACGAAGCTGCCCTCCACGCTCCCGCCCGGCCGGTGCCCGTACCGGCTCGGGTGACCGTCCGGCCGCAGGTCCATCGCCTCCGTGATGTCCATCAGCACCAGCTCCGCCTCCGCGCcgttcctcctcgtcgtcgccgccgccttcgtctcCCGCAGCGCCTCGACCTAGTCGGGTCACAGCATTTCATTTAGCAGCCGTGCGTCACGTTCCGCATGGCACGAGATCATGGGGGTTTACGAGGTTTGCGCCATTTGACGTACCTGCGCGCTGCGATACTCGGCCTCGAAGGCGCCCAGGGCGCGGTCGCCGCGGCGGTACGGGTGCGTGCGGACGCAGTCGCCGCCGGTGTTCCACTCGCCGCCCTCGAAGTGCGCGGGCGTCACCGTCCGGAGCACCGCCTTGCCGCGGAACCCCTCGCTGGCGGCGACGGCGCCGAGAGCCGTCCGGAACGCCGCGCGCAGGGCGCGGGGCACGGTCATCTCGGCCGTCACGTTCCCGTTGACGCAGCTCGCGCCGCCGTTGCACGCGACGGCGCGCCCGCCCTTGTAGTACACCGAGGGGCGCAGGAACCAGTTGGTGCCGGACAGGACGACGTGGTCGAAGCCGGCGAGGTGCGCCGCCCACCGGGCGTCCGGCGTGTCGAGGTGCACGTCCCACATGCCGAGCGTGGCGTTCGACAAGTTGGCCTTGACCAGGAAGGGCGACCAGAAGAGGGAggcggtgaagtcgtggctgccgtAGTAGTAGTCCCGCCGGACGGCCCTCCCCGTCGGGTCGATCTCCGACTCACCCCCGACCTCCACTGGCTGCGCCACCTGCACGTCTCCACTGGTTAACTTCCATCAGAAACAAAGCAAGAAGATGTCATTGACCGAGCGCATGCACCACAGACGTACCCTGGACAGGAGGCAGAGCAGGGACTTGAAGTGGTTCCTGGCGAGGGAGTCCCCGACGAAGGCCATGGACTTGCCCCTCATGGCCTCCAGGAACCGCGCGGCGTCGAAGCGGGGGAGCTCGCAGCcgtccggccgccacctccagcgcAGGAATTCGAGGCTCGGCTTGCCGAACTTCATGCAGTTCTGGTGGTCGTCGATGAAGGGGCACGTCAGGTTCGTGTAGTATGGCGCCTCCGCGGCGTCCTGCACCCACTCGCCCCGCGTGAGGTCGCATGCCGGAGACGCCGACGACGAGGAAGCGGCGCCATGTATGCGCAGGTAACGGCGGTCGGCGAAGGTCAAGTCGTAGAGCGTGACGAGCACCAGGACGAGCAGGAAGGCCACCGGCGCGGCAAAGGCGGCGGAGCGTTTCGGAGAAGACGAGACGCTCTTGCTCTGGTGGGACTTCATGGCGGGGAGAGGAGATGGGCCGATCGGTGGGAGGGTGCCGTTGCTTGGAGAACACAGGGCATGCGAGGTGCAGAGTATACCGGGCTAGTGCTGGTGGTGGCGGTGGAGGTCAACGTGGCAGGTACGTATGGTGTGCGTTGCACGACTGATAAAGGCCGCTACCAGAATGCTCACGAAATCCCTGCCGCTGTCCGTGACCGCGGTTGCACGCTTAGCGCCAGCGCCAGACACTTTTTTGTTGGTGGCAGAAGTTTGAGACTTCCTCGTGTCATCTTCTTCTAGTCTCGAACCCGGATTGgcgcgaaccaacatgtggttggatggttagagggacagtggtatttTCAACCCATCAGAATTCAAGTCCCGGTGCTCgtattattcctgaatttatttcaggatttccggcgatgtgctTTCAGTGCGAGGAGACATTCCCAATAGTTTTGCTATTTATCAGGTCCCTGGAAATTTTACAAGCGTCGGTCGATTCTGCCGAGGCCGAAGAAGGGGGCGACGTGACAAGCGGCAATGATGAGCGTCGACCTCGGCGAGGCCGCGGCAGGGCCTCGTCGGAGACGGGGGTGGCGCAGTGAGCACAACGGACCGCGACATCCCAGACGAAGGCGGTGAAGAGATTGATCAATGCCGGAGGGTTGACTAGTACAGGTGCGGTGGGGGGCTACCGTCACcggagaagaacaagaggtgggGTAGAGGAATAGTTGGGGCGGCGGCAATGCGGTGGCAGGCGAAGGCCAACAGAGAATGGGGCGTGAGGCGATCGTGGGAGCGAGAGGCAAGTGGGCATGAGCAAGCGGTTAAGCCGGCCTATGTTGATGGCGTGGGCAGGCCGTGGGTCCCGTCGCTAGAATGAAGAAggtgggagagaagaacaatgccGCGAGGGGTGGCCCTTGGATTGCGATGCAACGACCAACCTAATACGATGGGTTGATGTTGTGGATGGAGATGGCAATGATGTGGCTGAAGATGATCTCCACAATGCCttgagtgttggtgatgacgatgtcttCAAGCTCTCTCAGCCGAAGAGGCGGATTCTTGGCTGAATCAACCCACTAGGAGAGAAGATGttttctgttttgatgcggtgacTGAAAAATATGATTAATCTAGGATAGGGCTTTTAGGCCAGTATAACACTAGGGGCATGGAGCGGAGGTCAGGGTCTTTGTGGGCTCTACGCACATGCCCCAAGTCTTGGGTGTGTGGCGTGGGAGCATGGGACCCACATGCCTCCCCTTGGTCTTGGCTTCTAGCCCATGGCTCATTGTCCTATGGAAATATCTGAAGTGATTATTCTTGATTTTTTATTGCTCCGTTTTTTCTTCTTCACGTGACCTTTTACATCTTTCTCGTAGTTTTTCAGCACATCCCGCTCCTTCATGTATTATTGGAAACAAAGGGGGGAATAAAAATAGTGTCATAATGTATAAAATATGGTTATATGTGGGCAAATTATATTAAGAAATAGTGATGCACAATGCACGTATAACATAACAAAGTCATTCCGACTATGTCGAATTAAAGCGCTCTCTTTTGGTAGAGGCCATACTTTTCATATTTATTCTCGCAGACCTCTTGCCTTGGTGCAACAAATAATAGCATATTATTCATCTTCTAAATCACATCCACACATATTGCAGGGGTTGCCTCTCCTTAGGAGTTCATTTCCTTTCATTGCTTTTCACGGTGACCAAATAGCAGCCCTCCAAGCAAAATTCCTCACTTTGTGTGAGACAACTTCCGAGATGAAGTTCCATATGTGTCTCCTCCCATTCTTGGTCCAATCGGGCGTTCCTTCTAAATGGTCGTCTGTACTAGAGAAATTTGGAAGATAACGGATACCGGACAATAGTGCTGTTTCGGAATCCTACACTAGATATGCTTAGTGGGGGCAAGAAGTTGATGAGGAAACCGCCACGTGCCCAAACAAACATACCCTTAAGGCTTATGTCTTTTTTTAATCCATTCAAACAAATCAACCGTTAATTTACTTGAGTTATTTCGACAGACCAAGGGTGTAGGCATAAAATATATGTATCCCATTTATTTGTACTAAACTTTTATACTTTAAAATTTGTTGTCTTAACTTAATATATTAACCGGTGTTTTTTCCAGGCTAAGTTAAACACCTACATTTATGCTAAATAACACATGTTGGTGCAAATACACTTGTAATTGAAAACATGGTGTttagtactccatccgtcccaaatAAGTGTCGTCGATTAGTTTTGTTAGTTTTTCTTGAAATATTGTTGGGATGTCACACTAAAAAATCCTTGGATCTAAGGAAAATGGCATTGCTCCCATTGATTAATTTTTGGCACTTAGAGAGTttatagtgtatttatatgtgtcCACACTCATGCAATGCATGTAAATATCTCAAGATTTTTTATATATCATATATGTTAGCAAATATATTAACAGAGTTTTGTAGAGTCCTAAAAATTTGACTAATTCACCAGATATTATTTCACCAAGACCTATAATACGAGCAATCTTCTAGTATTGTTAGATTCCTTTGTTATTGTATGATTAATTCaatattttattacatatatactTGAAACTTTATAATTTGTAACAAACACAAAGTAAAGTATGCAACATACTCTAGAGTTTTAGCACCGTTTTGAAGGACCTAGATGccgcatagagagagagagagaatggaaACATGTTTTAAGACATTTACTAGTTTAGATTAATCCTCGTGTCGAATTTAACGTCAGAATACTGAAAAACATGAAATCCTTGATATGCCATGCTCAAAGAGCACCAAGCCACCAATATTTTGTGTGTTAACAAGGTTTGCAATACTACGCTTTCTAGCAAGCAATTCAAATCCTACACAATATATATCTATGTGATGAagaatatgttggggaacgtagtaataattcaaaattttcctacgtgtcaccaagatcaatctaggagatggtagcaacgagagagaaggagtgcatcttcatacccttgaagatcgctaagcagaagcgttacaggaacgcggttgatggagtcgtactcgcggcgattcaaatcgcggaagatccgatctcgcgccgaacggacggcgcctccacgttcaacacacgtacagcccggggacgtctcctccttcttgatccaggaaggggagaggagaagttgagggagaactccagcagcacgacggcatggtggctatggagctcgtggttctccggcagagcttcgctaagcactatggaggaggagagggctgcgccagggaaggggtgcggctgccctctccctccctcactatatatagggggaagggggtggaggaggcgccctagggttccctaggggaggggtggcggccacaggggaaaccctagatgggtttgggcgcccccacccctaggaaacttgccccccaagccgggaggggtggctgccctaggggaggcgcccccacctctccacgttacgtgagatggggtgggaggggcgcacaaccccttagtgggctgatgtgctccctccccttggcccataaggccccccaacgcttgccggggcctccgaaacacgtttcggtcacgctggtcgtcacccggtactcccagaacaattccggactctaatacccttcgtccaatatatcgatcttcacctccggaccattctggagttcctcgtgacgtccgggatctcatccgggactccgaactaccttcggtaaccacatactatttcccataacaactctagcgtcaccgaccttaagtgtgtagaccctacgggttcgggaaccatgcagacatgaccgagacacctctctggccgataaccaatagcgggatctggatacccatattggctcccacatgttccatgatgatctcatcagatgaaccacgatgtcggggattcaatcaatcccatatacaattccctttgtctatctgtatgttacttgcccgaaattcgatcgttggtatccccatacctcgttcaatctcgttaccggcaagtctatttactcgttccgtaaagcatgatcccgtggctaactctttagtcacattgagctcattatgatgatgcattatcgagtgggctcagagatacctctccgaaatacagagtgacaaatcccagtctcgattcgtgccaacccaacagacactttcggagatacctgtagtgcacctttatagccacccagttatgttgtgacatttggtacacccaaagcattcctacggtatccgggagttgcacaatctcatggtctaaggaaacgatacttgacattagaaaagctctagcaaaacgaactacatgatcttgtgctatgcttaggattgggtcttgtccatcacatcattctcctaatgatgtgatcccgttatcaacgacatccaatgtccatggtcaggaaaccacaaccatctattgatcaacgagctagtcaactagaggctcactagggacatgttgtggtctatgtattcacacatgtattatggtttccggttaatacaattatagcatgaacaatagacaattatcatgaacaaggaaatataataataaccattttattattgcctctagggcatatttccaacagtctcccagttgcactagagtcaataatctagttcacattgccatgtgattaacactcatagttcacatcgccatgtgactaacacccaagagtttactagagtcaataatctagttcacatcaccatgtgattaagactcaatgagttctgggatttgatcatgttatgcttgcaagagaggttttagtcaacgggtctgcaacattcagatccacatgtacttcgcaaatctctatatCATATTGTAGATGCttctactatgctccacttggagctattccaaatggttgctccactatacatatccggtttgctactcagagccatccggataggtgtgaaagcttgcatcgacgtaaccctttacgccgaactcttcatcacctccataatcgagaaacatttccttattcctaaggacaattttgaccgctgtccaatgatccattcttggatcactctcgtacccccttgccagacacgtggcaaggcacatatcaggtgcggtacatagcatggcatatcgtatagagcctatggctaaggcataggggacgaccttagtcctttctctttcttctgtcgtggtcgagctttgagtcttactcaaattcacaccttacaactcaggcaagaactccttgtttgattgatccattttgaactccttcaaaatcatgtcaaggtatgtgctctgtgaaagtcttatcaggcgtcttgatctatctctatagatcttgatacccaacatttAAGCAATTTTAcataggtcttcctttgaaaaactccattcaaacaaccctttatgctttccagaaattctacatcatttatgatcaacaatatgtcatccacatatacttatcaaaatgttgtagtgctcccactcacttcttgcaaatacaagtttcttgcaaactttgtataaacccaaatgctttgatcacctcatcaaagcgtatgttccaactccgagatgcttgctccagtccatagaaggaccgctggagtttgcatacctcttagcatccttaggatcgacaaaaccttctggttgtatcacatacagcctttcctcatggaaaccgtcaaggaaactttgttttgacatccatctgccagatttcgtaaatcaaaatgcagcaactgctaacataattctaacagactttagcatcgctatgattgagaaagtctcatcacagtcaactccttgaacttgtcggaaacttctttgtgacaagtcgagcttcataaatggtgacattaccatcagcgtctgtcttcttcttaaagatccatttattctcaatggcttgctgatcatcgggcaagtccaccaaagtccatactttgttctcatacatggatcctatctcggatttcatggcttctagccatttgttggaatccgggcccaccatcgcttctccatagctcataggttcatcgttgtccaacaacatgacctttaagacagggttaccactcagaagttgtacacacccttgtcaacctatgaggttcgatagtaacttgatctgaagctccatgatcatcatcattagctttcttgtcaactgaggtaggtgccacagaaacattttTCTGTGCTGCGCtattctctggttgaagtaaaggttcaacaacctcaccaagttctatcttcctcccactcaattcttttgagagaaactctttctcgagaaagaaCTTGTtcatagcgacaaacactttgccctcggatctgagatagaaggtatacccaatcgtcttgtttgggtattctatgaagacagaattttccgctttgggttcgagcttttctggccgaagcctatcgacataagcatcgtagccccaaaccttaagaaacaacaacttaggtttcttgccaaaccatatatAGTTCATAAgttgtcgtctccacggacttagatggtgccctatttaaagtgaatgtaattgtctctaatgcataaccccaaaatgatagcggtagatcggtaagacacattatagatcgcaccatatccaataagtttcgattaggacgttcggacacaccattacactatggtgttccaggtggcgtcaatcGTGAAATGactccaccttgtctttagtgattgccaaactcataactcaaatactctccccttgatcagatcgtaggaacttgatcttcttgttatgatgattctcaacttcactctgaaattgcttgaacttttcaaacgtttcagacttatgcttcattaagtaaatatacccatatctactcaattcatcggtgaaggtgagaaaataacgatatccactgcgtgtgTCAACACTCagtggaccgcacacatcagcatgtgtgatttccaacaagtcacttgcccgttccattgttacaaagaaaacggggttttagtcatcttgccaatgaggcatggttcgcatgtgtcaagtgattcaaaaacaagtgacttcaaaagtccatcggcatggagtttcttcatgcgctttacaccaatatgacctaagcggcagtgccacaagaaagtggtactatcattatcaactctacatcttttggcatcaatgttatgaacatgtgtatcactatgaccgagattcaataaaccattcaaattgggtgcatgaccataggaggtattattcatgtaaacagaataaccattattctctgacttaaatgaataacctgaaggaaatatgccctagaggcaataataaagttattatttatttccttatatcatgataaatgtttattattcatgctagaattgtattaaccggaaacataatacatgtgtgaatacatagacaaacagagtgtcactagtatgcctctacttgactagctcgttgatcaaagatggttatgtttcctagccatagacatgagttgtcattcgattaacgagatcacatcattaggagaatgatgtgattgacttgacccattccgttagcttagcactcgatcgtttagtatgttgctattgctttcttcatgacttatacatgttcctatgactatgagattatgcaactcccgtttaccggaggaacactttgtgtgctaccaaacgtcacaacgtaactgggtgattataaaggtgctctacaggggtctccaaaggtacttgttgggttggcgtatttcgagattaggatttgtcactccgattatcggagaggtatctctgggcccactcagtaatacacatcactataagccttgcaagcattgtaactaatgagttagttgcgggatgatgtattacggaacgagtaaagagacttgccggtaacgagattaaactaggtatcgagatactaacgatcgaatctcgggcaagtaaacataccgatgacaaagggaacaacgtatgttgttatgcggtctgaccgataaagatcttcgtagaatatgtgggagccaatacgagcatccaggttccgctattggttattgaccgaaaaggtgtctcggtcatgtctacatagttctcgaacccgtagggtccgcacgcttaacgttacgatgacagttatattatgagttgatatgttttgatgtaccgaaggttgttcggagtcccggatgtgatcacggacatgacgaggagtctcgaaatggtcgagacataaagattgatatattggaagcctatgtttggatatcagaagtgttccgggtgaaatcgggatttttccggagtaccgggaggttaccggaacccctcggtaacttaatgggccttagtgggcctaggtggaagagaggagaggaggccagggcagggccgcatgcccctccccccagtccgaataggacaaggagaggggggcggcgccccctttccttcctcccctccacctcttccccctctctctcctagtccaacatggaaaaggggggagtcctactcccggtaggagtaggactcctcctggcgcgcctctc encodes the following:
- the LOC123145361 gene encoding protein trichome birefringence-like 19, encoding MKSHQSKSVSSSPKRSAAFAAPVAFLLVLVLVTLYDLTFADRRYLRIHGAASSSSASPACDLTRGEWVQDAAEAPYYTNLTCPFIDDHQNCMKFGKPSLEFLRWRWRPDGCELPRFDAARFLEAMRGKSMAFVGDSLARNHFKSLLCLLSRVAQPVEVGGESEIDPTGRAVRRDYYYGSHDFTASLFWSPFLVKANLSNATLGMWDVHLDTPDARWAAHLAGFDHVVLSGTNWFLRPSVYYKGGRAVACNGGASCVNGNVTAEMTVPRALRAAFRTALGAVAASEGFRGKAVLRTVTPAHFEGGEWNTGGDCVRTHPYRRGDRALGAFEAEYRSAQVEALRETKAAATTRRNGAEAELVLMDITEAMDLRPDGHPSRYGHRPGGSVEGSFVVDCLHWCLPGPIDLWSELLAQMLLG